The Nitrospirota bacterium genome contains the following window.
CGAGGCCGCGGGCTCCCTGTTCGGGGTCCTCAAGGGCGCGAGGAAAGAGAGCTGAGATGCCGTGCGGGCGCAGAGATGAGGACCTACGCCGCCGACCTGCACATCCACACCTGCCTGTCCCCCTGCGCGGAACTGGACATGACGCCCCGGCGCATCGTGGAGGAAGCGGCCCGAAAAGGGCTTGACATAATAGCCGTCACGGACCATAATTCCGCGGAGAACGCGGGGGCGGCCGTGCGGGCCGGGGAGCGCGCCGGGCTCGCGGTGCTGCCCGCCATGGAGATAACCTCCGGCGAGGAGGCCCACGTCCTGGGCTTCTTCCCCTCGGTGCAGGCCGCCCTGAGGGTGCAGGAGGCGGTCTACGCCTCGCTTCCCCGGGGTGCCGCCGACGGGCGCGACTGGCAGGTGGTGGTCAACGAGTCCGACGAAGTGGAGAGCTTCAACCGGAGGCTCCTCTTCGGGGCCACCGCCTTCGGGCTCAAGGAGCTGGTGGCCCTCATCCGGAGGGAGGGGGGCCTGGCCGTAGCGAGCCACGTGGACAGGGGGGCCTTCAGCGTCTCCTCCCAGATGGGGTTCGTGCCCGAGGACCTGCGCTTCGACGCCGTGGAGGTCCTGGAGCACGAGCGAGCGGACCAGGTGCTCCTGTTTCACCCGGGGGTGACCCGGCTCATGTCCTCCGACGCCCATCACGTGGAGGAGGTGGGCAGGAGGAGAAGCTTCTTTACCCTGGGCGGGGCGTGCTTCGAGGAGATAGCCCT
Protein-coding sequences here:
- a CDS encoding PHP domain-containing protein; its protein translation is MRTYAADLHIHTCLSPCAELDMTPRRIVEEAARKGLDIIAVTDHNSAENAGAAVRAGERAGLAVLPAMEITSGEEAHVLGFFPSVQAALRVQEAVYASLPRGAADGRDWQVVVNESDEVESFNRRLLFGATAFGLKELVALIRREGGLAVASHVDRGAFSVSSQMGFVPEDLRFDAVEVLEHERADQVLLFHPGVTRLMSSDAHHVEEVGRRRSFFTLGGACFEEIALALRGAEGRGVRCPA